Genomic window (Alligator mississippiensis isolate rAllMis1 chromosome 4, rAllMis1, whole genome shotgun sequence):
catgtatcagcgtccccacactgaaaaaatggtggcaggagtgctttaactaaagcttgtttgagctttagttaaagcactcctgctgccatttttcagtgtgactcttggaactgctctaattaaagcgcacaCACCCCCCTCACATACACTCCCAGAGCACTTGTATAAATGcccaaggggtgcatctacatgtgcattttaatgtgcattacagtcACATAAAAACCATGCTttttacttaatgcacattaaaataggttaatgcacatttagcatcacttaaaaagcatacactttagttaatgcacattaagacaagCTAATTTTCCTGCACGTTTTCCTAGTATCTCAGAATggactgagtccagttctggccTGAGAGGCTCattgcaggctagatctggcctacaaaaagccctgtggtctggatctggtcTGAGGTTGCAGGTGATTTTGATACCCCCGATATACATACGTTGAAACAGTTATGATAATGCAGTTAAAAATCAGAAAATGCTAAAAAATACAGACTATTTTCTCAACCTAATTTTTTATGTGCGAGTGTGTATTAAGTTCCTATTTCAGTAAGATAGAGTTTTCCTGAATGTGTTATCGCGCATTGCTGTGGTGGAAATGTAAAAATACAGAATGTAGTGGATGTGTCATTGgcatgaggaggaagaggattaATTTCCATGACTGTAGTGTGTAGAAGCCCTAATCGTGGATGAGGATTCCACTGTGCGTGACACTATACATGCACAGAGCAAAAGcgatctctgctccccccccccaaaaaaaaaaaaaaaaacaatttataaTCCAAGTGTAAGACAGGGCAACAGATGGACATAAGACGACAAGGGAATACTGTTCTTTGTTAAAAATCAAAGCAGTTTATTTCTCTGCTAACAGCAATAGATCACAAAGAGCAATTTTAGCTTTAAAGGTCCTTGCATCTGAAACATTCTAATGTTTGGTTTGAATTAACTTGTTTGTATTTTCACTTGTGAATTAGCAATACCCTCATGACTAGAATCTGAAGGTTGTTTATGGTAAAGGGCATTAATCTATACCATAAGTAGCCTGGAGGAACAAACCAAATGATATTCAGATTGGATAAAAggttattttgttttaaactggCTCTGACTCGGAGTGTAACTGCTGCATTGTATAAATATTAACTTTCCAAAGTGGGCCATGTTTTGTGCTGAGTTGGAGCCATTAAGTATATTGATTTAGGACTGTATGCTGATCTTTGAGCTGTTATCCCAGGTATGAATTGCTAGCTAGGTAGTTGGCTGACATCTTGTTTAATTCTTTTAATTCACTTTGTTTGacttcttctcccctccctccccctaacAAGTTAGCTGGAACCCCTATGCCATGCACTTGCTTAATAGTGCTCTGCTTACAGTTACAAGGTTTTGAAACCATGCATCTCAAACCAGAAGATTAGTGCCATTACTTTTATTACAAGGCAAAAGAACTAGAAGTATTTAGAATTAGCCAAGTAAAGGGCAATGCTAAAACCTTTGTCCTAAGCAATGGGTTTTCTGCTTCCTCCTTATCCCTTGGAGTTTTAGAGCTGTTTAATAGGCTGAGGTGAACTTCATTAGActagttttttttccaaaagtgaCACTGATGCTTACTTAATACAGATTCAGTGTTACTATGTGTTTGCCAACCCAAAATATACTGCATCTTGGAACATTCACTATTTTTAGAACACTTTATTCCAATATGCATTAAAACTGATGCTAAACATGTCAACCAAGTAGACAGGTATGCTGAACTGATCAAATCATTTCCAATACTTATCTTGAGTCATGAACAGGTTTTCAGGTTTCATTGTGAACTGATGCTGCCATTTTTACTTGTTTTGCTCTTCAGGGGTCTGGAAATGCTCTTAAATCTCCTTTTGCTTGTGCTCTACTCttcctacccccccacccccccccccaaaaaaaatccaattaagTATTAGACTAGTCATTCCAAGGTTTCTCTCTTCTAGTCAATCTCCATCGATctattttttttagttcctaGGCATTATGAACTAGGAGTACACAAAAtgaaaatggagaagttccagatgCAGGAGCTATTTTCTCTAAAGCTCTTTCCAAGGTTGGTATGACCAGGACAGGCTGAGAAAAGTCATATATTTGATCTACAATGGCCCTTAATGCTTGTCTCTCCTAAAAATGTCTTGAGTGAATACATCtgtcagtaggcctgtgcgaagcggctaatattcgctttggattcggatttggccgattagagggacagtgattcaattcagtgattcaaatcactgtcccaaaacAATTCAGccgctgccgaatctccaaatctgacaGACACCAGCTCCCGCACCCCATCCTAAACAATTGTATTTCAGGCACTTAAACGCAAAAATTAGACCCAGCGCTGTGGCCTCTTGTCTAATTTGTCATGACTGTATTAATTCAGAGATTGTATTAATAGTTACTTTATTTGTTCTGGTTAATAGTTATTTTGGAGCTATTCAGAAATTACTGCATATCTTTCTTTTGACAGCAGTTTCCTGTATCtgcctttttatttgttttataattCTAGGATTTTTATAGGGCAAGTTTCTCAAAGTATTTTTAGAAAACAGTTTTCTCCAACCTTTTGGAGCCTGTCATAGCTCAAATAAAAGGAGGGTTATTTAAAAACTGAAGGCAGAAAGGATGAAGAAGGCTTTTATGATGACCTTTAAAGTGTGATTAAACACGTAAGGGTTAATTTTGTGGTATATAAAACATTATTTATTATCCTCTCTACTGGGTGGGGGCTGCTGTCATTAATTTGAAGACTGCGTACCCCAGTATGTTAATGACTGCTCTTATGTGTATTTGGAAAGCACCTTGTTCTGTATGGGTGCTATAGCAATCAAGTTCATCATTgaattttcaaagcattttacataCAAAAATTCAGTGTCAATCCTCTTATTAAACCAGAATTGTATGTGTGTCTCTTATGTGCTATTTCTAGCATGTATTCCACAATATCAGTGGAAAACTGCAGCTTCTGATATTAGGTTTGGGATGCTGGACTTTATCCAGGAATTCCTGGATATCGTTCTATGGCATATGTTATGCGGGAGATTAGATGATCATAATAGTCCGTCATGGCCTTAAGTGCTATGAATCTAGGATTTACTTACTTTGTCCAGCTTTCTTGTAGGTTTTTAGTAGATAACATAATCTAATAGCTCCCTCTTTTGGGTGGCTATCGGTAGTACAGCTTTCACAGTTCTCACCATCTTTTCATTTAGGTCGCACTGGAAGATACACATTGATAGAAAAATGGAGAGACACAGAGAGGCACCTGGCACCTCATGAAAATCCAATAATTTCACTGAACAAATGGGGACAGTATGCAAATGATGTTCAGTTAATATTACGTCGCACAGGACCATCTCTCAGTGAGAGGCCAACTTCAGACAGTGTTGCTCGAATCCCAGAAAGAACTTTGTATCGGCAAAGCTTACCTCCATTAGCCAAGCTAAGACCTCAGAATGACAAATTGATAAAAAGAAGAGAGCCCAAAAGGAAATCTTTGACCTTCACAGGGGGTGCAAAAGGATTAATGGACATTTTTGGCAAAGGTAAAGAATCTGATTTCAAGCAAAAGGTGCTCAACAATTGTAAGACAACAGCAGATGAGTTGAAGAAACTGATACACCTCCAGACTGAGAAACTTCAATCCGTTGAGAAACAGTTGGAGTCAAATGAGGCTGAAATTCACTACTGGGAGCAGAAGTATAATTCCAGCCTGGAAGAGGAAATTATCAAGCTCGAGCAGAAGATCAAAAGGAATGAAGTGGAGATTGAAGAGGAGGAATTCTGGGAAAATGAACTGCAGATTGAGCAAGAAAATGAAAAGCAGCTGAAGGAACAACTCCAGGAGATCAAGAAAAGGATTCTGGAGTGTGAGATTAAGTTAAAGGACTGCATGGCTCAAATTCACAACATGGAAAGTGGCCTCGAGGCAGAGAAGTTGCACCGAGAAGTTCAGGAGTCCCAAGTGAATGAAGAAGAGGTCAAAGAAAAAATTGAAAAGGTGAAAGGTGAAATTGACATTCAGGGCCAACAAAGTCTAAGGTTGGAAAATGGCATTAAAGCTGTGGAAAGGTCATTGGGCCAAGCCACCAAACGATTTCAGGTAAGACTGCATGGGAAAAGTCAAGATCTTTTTAAGTTTTGTTTAGTCAAACAGCTGATAATTCATTTTGCTTACAGAAAATTCAGCCCATGTAAGATAGtcaaaaacagaacattttccaTGATGCTGAAAAAAGGACAATATtatcccttctcccttccttccccttcattTCCTATTCCAATGTGCGTGTGTTCCTCTCTGCCACATACCTTTAAAAAATGGCCTTTTGTCTATGTTGATGCATTAAAGTGTTAACACCAAGAAGGACTAGATGGTATGAGCAATTATTCAGAATAAGACATAGACTGTTTTATGACATGGGCTAGTTCAGCAAGCGTCTCCAAAAGTGATCTTAGGCCCAGGTTCTCCAGGGTGCTAATGCAGCCAACTTTCATTTAAAGCAATGAAACTTCAAACCTAATTTCCTGGCATATGTTCATTTAAAGGCACTGTGAGAATTTATCCCCAATTCCAAGAATTGCGCCTCCACATATGCATGGTGGCAGGGTAGGGGATCAGGATTTTGGAATTGGGAATCTGATCCAAATCATTCCCTTTCTGCTTactagtgcagggggagtctgggatcagatcctgggcttccccttgcACTGGGAAGTTGAAAGCAGGATGCCCACAGATTCAGGGCCAGGGTAtgcaatcagttgattgtcagcctCCCCTACATGTTTATTTTAAAGCCATAAATCAGCCTTAGTGTTATGCATTCTTTTAGAACATTTTTACAGTTGGTTTGCCACTCTATGGCACCGTAAATTGGGTGCACATATGGCACCCTTGTCATTTATGCCAGAATCAACATGTTAATTTCAGTATAAATGTAGCATGCAAGAAGGGGGCCTTAGGTGATGCAGTACCTTTTAAAGATCTGGGTCTTAGATCCTAGTGGATCCAAGCCTACACTGTCAAGATGACTACCAAATTTAGTACATGTTGGCAGAGGCTTGGACTCTCATCTTATTCTAAAGAACACCTTTAAAGTCAGAGTTTGAAGGCACATGGAGGTAGCAaagaaggggatgggggaaggggagacaggACTTGAATTACCCCTATGCTTAGGGTGACCATATCTCCCAGATTGTCTGGGATAGCCTCCAAAATCCGGGACTGTCTCAGCATCCCAACTgttggagaaaactgaagcagaaGTCCTAAATTGGTGTGAACCCAGATGCACATGCCCAGCTTCTGACTCAGGAGCCAGGCATGTGTGGGTGGGTCCACGGCAATCCAGGACTTCTGCTTCAGTTTTTTTAAGGGAGTCCAGCCAGTGGGCTGCTCCTTGGTTCATACTCTGCTGGGCTGCGAGGGGAGTCACTCAGTAGTCAAGGTGCAGAGGAGCCGcaggatagtgtgtgtgtgtgtgtgtgtgtgtgtgtgtgtgtgtgtgtgtgcacgcacgcatccatgctgccctgcccagccctgcttctgggagccatagggtgtgggggaggaaggggaggatgcACATGCTAGCTCCCCCTCAGCGCAGATTTCCCTTAAATTATTATGGTCGCCCTACCTGTGCTACAGTGTCTCTTTTTTTTGAGATTATGCTGGATGGTCAGGATAgagtttaaatgtgtgtgtggcgGAAGGGGGAGATTTAGCTCCAAAATTAGTATCAGAATATATTTGAGAGCTGAAGTGATGAGTGGCGTGGTTTCAAAACAGCTCTTTGGAGTTCTTCCTTTGACCTATCTGAGTTCAAGATTGTTTTCTATTTTCCTCAAGTATTTATAGAACACAGATCACTAGAGAATCTATCATTGCTTTTTATTCCCTGAAAAAGTTAATAATACCACTTGGAACTAAACAGAGAATTAAAGAATGCTGGTACATGTGACAgtctgggcactttaattggagcagatcttagagctgcgctaattaaagtgacccctcccccaccccagagcatgtgtataatcACCCTGTGATAATGGAAACGGCTCAGGATTCTTCTGGTGAAAGGTCCCTGTGTCATATTAAATTAAGCTGTGTTTGTCAAGTTAAACTTT
Coding sequences:
- the RASSF8 gene encoding ras association domain-containing protein 8 codes for the protein MELKVWVDGVQRIVCGVTEVTTCQDVVIALAQAIGRTGRYTLIEKWRDTERHLAPHENPIISLNKWGQYANDVQLILRRTGPSLSERPTSDSVARIPERTLYRQSLPPLAKLRPQNDKLIKRREPKRKSLTFTGGAKGLMDIFGKGKESDFKQKVLNNCKTTADELKKLIHLQTEKLQSVEKQLESNEAEIHYWEQKYNSSLEEEIIKLEQKIKRNEVEIEEEEFWENELQIEQENEKQLKEQLQEIKKRILECEIKLKDCMAQIHNMESGLEAEKLHREVQESQVNEEEVKEKIEKVKGEIDIQGQQSLRLENGIKAVERSLGQATKRFQDREQELEQLTKELRQVNLQQFIQQTGTKVTVLPADPIEIEASHVELEREMTFQSGSLKRPGSSRQLPSNLRILQNPLSSGFNPEGIYV